Proteins from a single region of Thiomicrorhabdus sp. Kp2:
- a CDS encoding DsrE family protein: protein MHKIKQILPFIFLIALISQSTLIMAANERYAKQKVVYHINYDDAKKQSSTLRNIENHINAVGADNLEIRVVLHGDGLSLIIKPEALNDVPRFKHANANQVMAQKIDKLKLQGVNFNVCANTVKGRNVDTEKHLYDVSKEDIVPSGVAELAHLQSQGFTYLRP from the coding sequence ATGCATAAAATCAAACAAATATTGCCATTTATTTTCTTAATTGCATTGATCAGTCAATCCACACTCATCATGGCGGCAAATGAACGATATGCCAAACAAAAAGTGGTTTATCACATCAACTATGATGACGCCAAAAAGCAGTCTAGCACATTAAGAAATATTGAAAATCATATCAATGCAGTGGGTGCGGACAATTTAGAAATCCGAGTAGTGTTACATGGCGATGGTCTCTCTTTAATCATTAAACCTGAAGCCTTAAACGATGTGCCAAGATTCAAACACGCCAATGCCAATCAAGTGATGGCACAAAAAATTGATAAGTTAAAACTTCAAGGCGTCAATTTTAATGTGTGTGCAAATACCGTAAAAGGGCGAAATGTAGATACTGAAAAACACCTTTACGATGTATCTAAAGAAGACATAGTGCCAAGTGGTGTGGCCGAGTTAGCTCATTTACAAAGCCAGGGTTTTACCTACCTTAGACCTTAA